A segment of the Lolium perenne isolate Kyuss_39 chromosome 3, Kyuss_2.0, whole genome shotgun sequence genome:
CAAGAATACTGACTCAGATTTATTTGGAAAGGCAAGTTAATCATATTCAACATACAACTTAAGTTAGTTAATTTGGCTGGACAGAATCTTGTGCAAAACAACACTTAATTCATTTCAGTAGCCAACTTTGGCATGTTGAGAATACAATTTAATTTACCCAAAGTAAACTTATGCATGTTGCTCCAAATAAGAAAAATAAACCCAACTAGACTATAAAACACAACTTAAACATGCTGGTGGAATCAACTTAATTCATTTAAGTACCCAACTTAGACATATTGACAATACAACTTAATTAACCTTAGTAGCCAACTTGTGCATGTTGCTCCAAAAATGAAAAAGAAACTACCTAGACTATAAAACACAACTTAAGCATGTTAAAACCAACTTAATTCATTTTGCTAGCTAGCTTAGGAATGTCGCAATAAAACACCGTTGGTGGAACCAAACTTAATTCATTTAAGTACACAACTTAGGCATATTGACAATACAACTTAATTAACCCAAAGTAGCCAATTTATGCATGTTGCTCTAAAAAAGAAGAACAAATCCAACCGTGAAGCTATTATACATCACACTATGTCAGCAAGGAAGCAAAAAGGACGTGAAGCATGTACTGCCTCCATTCTACGGGCCAGAACAACTCTAAATATAGTCATATTGCCATGACAAGCATCATCCTTCAGTGTCTTTGCAGTAAGCCAAACTGAACAGCTCTAAAAGTGCCCACGGGCCCTTGTGGCCTTGTCAACCATCCCGCAATCACGATGTGTATTAGCCCGGAAGTGGGAAGCAATTGGCAACCGGTTTGATTCATGAACTGACTACGACACAGATCGAAGTGCGGCAGCCTCTGAATTTAGTCCGGGAAGGAGAAAGGGAGGCACGCACCGGAGCTCTTCGATAGAGAAGCGGTTTCTGGTGTGCCAGAACACCACACGGCTGCGAACCCGCAGCGCCCGGCAGCGTCGCCAGCGTGGGCGGCGAACTCGGAGGCGCACGAGGCAACGCCGATGCGCGTGGACCCCTTGCCCCGAGCGGCCGCGGTGGAACTCCGGCCGCATAAGGGGGAGCACATCGCATCCGCGGCGGCGGCGATCGCCGGTGGAACTCTGGCCGCATAAGGGGAGCACATCGCATCCGCGGCGGCGGCGATCACCGGCGGTAGTCAGGGGATCAGGGGCTTCTTACTTTCTTAGTTGCTCGTCACAAGGGAAGGGGAATGGAGAAAGTGGTTGTTGACCACTCGCTGTCGGAACGACGCTACCTTGATGGCCTTGATGGCACGCATCGGACGGTCAGAAACCGGAGGCTCAAACGTGTCTCGTGGCCTCCGTGCACTTTTTAGCGTTTGGGTAAAAAAATTGTTATTCTGGGTCGCTCTAAAGCGACCAATACGTGCTCCCGCTCTTGGAGGATGGCCCTTGAGATTCAATTTAATGGGCCGGAGCAAATATTGCCACGACTAGTTACATGGGCTGTCTTTGTACGGCGGTCGATTCATGATGCCCAAAGCAGCGATCCACAAAACTCAAACCCTGGAACCGCGCCCTCGTCCTCACAACAGAGAAAtgccgccgccacgccgtcgGAAGACAGAAGCCGCCGCCGCGGCGGCGGACGTCCTGCTTTCCCTGCCCACGGACGTCCTCGACGACATCCTCGCCCGCGTCGGTCTCCGCGACGCCGTCCGCACGTCGGTGCTCTCCCGCGCCTGGACACGCCGATGGGAATTCATCCCTTCCATCGACATCTCCGCGGACGACGGGGGCATGTGGAAGGCGCCGAGCGCCGTCGACGGCATCCTTCTGCGCTTCCTCGGCCGGGTCCGGCGTATCCATTTCATCCTCGACAAGGACACCTCCCGCCGCGTCAACGACTGGCTCCCCACTCTCTCCCGCCGCGGCGTCGAGTCCCTCTCCCTCAAACTGCGGTCGCACATACAGTACTTTAGGCCGCCCAGGCTTCACGAATCCGTCTTCTACTGCAGCGGCCTCACCGTCCTCGACCTCTCCACCTGCACAATGCCATCATTCCCCATGGACTGGGGATTTCCGAACCTGAGGACCCTAATCCTCTCTAGGGTGCTGTTTCTAGAGCACTATCAGCTGCAGGAGATCATCG
Coding sequences within it:
- the LOC127340232 gene encoding FBD-associated F-box protein At5g56370-like; this encodes MPPPRRRKTEAAAAAADVLLSLPTDVLDDILARVGLRDAVRTSVLSRAWTRRWEFIPSIDISADDGGMWKAPSAVDGILLRFLGRVRRIHFILDKDTSRRVNDWLPTLSRRGVESLSLKLRSHIQYFRPPRLHESVFYCSGLTVLDLSTCTMPSFPMDWGFPNLRTLILSRVLFLEHYQLQEIIETCPLLEDLRLVKVYFYGDREFVTQAPKLRFLTLCLIGEFGCIRQELPLLHSAAMDMWNYVPSNFAELLAALVQARNLQLRLCTEDGWEDGWYNWRPEIPRKLPCTFHNLKSLQLHMDFSEPTPIELTFLLLKSAPNLQILKLVVMVNDRDDWFSYFTMP